The genomic region TCCCGTTCCCGACCCCCAGCCATGGCACGGATGAGGTTGTCAGCTTCAACCGCAAAGAGCTTGGCCAGATCCTGCGGGTCTATGGCCAGATGGTCGCGGCGGGCGAATGGCGCGACTATGCGATTTCAGCCTTGCGCGATCTTGCGGTGTTCAGCGTCTTTCGCCGGACCGCCGAACACCCGCTATACCGGATCGAGAAGCGCCCGAAGATGCGGCTGCGGCAGGGGCTTTACGCCGTCGTCGGGATGGACGGCCGCGTCCTGCGCCGGGGGCAGGATCTGGAACAGGTGCTAAAGGTGCTGGAGCGCCGTCTGATCGGCCCGGTTTGACGGCGCGCTATACGATCCGCTGCCGCGCCTGCACCAGCCCGCCACCACCTGCCGAAATCCGGCCGACCGCCTCACGGATGCCTTCATAGGCGACTGACATCGTATGGCCGTTGGCGTGGATCAACAGCGTGTCATTGACCACAATGGCCACATGGCCACGCCAGAAGACCAGATCCCCACGCTGCAGGCTTTCGCCCGAAACAAGGCCCCTGCCCATGGCCATCTGCATGTCGCTGTCGCCGGGGCAATCGCGCCCGCAGGCATGGAACGCCACCTGAACCAGCCCCGAACAATCGATCCCGAAGCGGGAATTGCCACCCCACAGATAGGGCGTGCCCAAAAGGCTTTCGGCCACCGTCACCGGATCCGGGGCGTGCTGGTCCAGCGCGCGCAGGTGGGTCATCGGCACATAGCCATGCGGCGTGTTCGCCCAGGCCCCCCAGGACCCAACAACCGCCAGCCGTGACCCGATGGACAGGCAGCCCTTTTCAGGCGCTTGCACCACCGGTTCGGAATAAAGATGCGTCGCGGGGGCGGCCACCCAATGCGTGACCTCGGGCCCGCGACCAACGGCTTTTTCCGATATCCAGCCGCAATAGCCATCCCGCACCGATTGCACGAAGACATGGCCCTGATCCCGGTCGATCAGGGTGACATCGGCCCCCAGCAACAACTGCCGGTTCCGCGCGCCGCCGGGTTTGTCCAGCAGATTGGCGATGGGCAGGATGATCTGCGCCGTCTCACCTTCGGTAAAGCGGGCCGTCATCACGCCCTGCAGGGTGGCAAGGGCGATGCGGCCAGAGAACGGGGTCGTGCGCTTGTCCATTACGCGGCCTCCAGCTTCAGCATGGCGGGAAGGGCACACAGAAGGGCCCGCGCGCCTTGGCCCACGCCACCCTTCGGGCGGGCGGGCTGGTCGGTCGGGGTGTGGCCATAGATGTCAAAGTGGATATAGCGCCGGGCATCGACAAAGCGGCGCAGGAACAGCGCGGCAGTGATTGACCCGGCGAAGCCGAAACCCGGGGCGTTGTCCAGATCGGCGATCCCCGGTTCGATCACCGTTTCATAGGCGTCATGCAACGGCATGCGCCAAGCCGGGTCGCAGCCGGCGATTGCCCCAGCCTCCAGCGCCGCGGCAAGGTCGGCGTCATCAGTATAGAAGGGCGCAAGGTCCGGCCCCACGGCCACCCGTGCAGCACCCGTCAGGGTGGCCATCGAGATCAAAAGATCGGTATCCTCTTCGCAGGCCAGCGCCAGCGCGTCGGCCAGCACCAGACGACCTTCGGCGTCGGTGTCGTTCACCTCAACCGTAAGGCCCTTGCGGCTGGTCAGGATGTCCTTTGGTTTC from Tabrizicola piscis harbors:
- a CDS encoding DUF2794 domain-containing protein, whose translation is MNAEAPIPFPTPSHGTDEVVSFNRKELGQILRVYGQMVAAGEWRDYAISALRDLAVFSVFRRTAEHPLYRIEKRPKMRLRQGLYAVVGMDGRVLRRGQDLEQVLKVLERRLIGPV
- a CDS encoding C40 family peptidase — translated: MDKRTTPFSGRIALATLQGVMTARFTEGETAQIILPIANLLDKPGGARNRQLLLGADVTLIDRDQGHVFVQSVRDGYCGWISEKAVGRGPEVTHWVAAPATHLYSEPVVQAPEKGCLSIGSRLAVVGSWGAWANTPHGYVPMTHLRALDQHAPDPVTVAESLLGTPYLWGGNSRFGIDCSGLVQVAFHACGRDCPGDSDMQMAMGRGLVSGESLQRGDLVFWRGHVAIVVNDTLLIHANGHTMSVAYEGIREAVGRISAGGGGLVQARQRIV